In Candidatus Methylomirabilis sp., the sequence CAGGGTGAGGTTGCTGTCGGTCATGATGGCCCGGATCAAGTTCTGCTCGATCTGGTCTCCCAGGATGACCCCCAGGATGAGGGGAGCCAACGGGAAGCCGGTCTTCACCATCAGGTAGCCCAGAACCCCGAAGAAGAAGAGGGTCCAGACGTCGGCCAGGAGGTTGTTCAGCGCGAAGGCCCCCAGGGCGCACAGGACGAGGATCACCGGCATCAGGCTCTGCTGCGGGACGTTCACGATCCTGAGGATCACCCGGAGCCCCAACGCCTCGACCAGGATCGTAAGGAAGTGGCCGATGAAGTAGGCGGCGAAGAGCCCGTAGGCGATATGGGTGTGCGTGGTGATGAAGAGCGGACCGGGCTGGATCCCGTGGATGATCAGGGCGCCGAGCATGACGGCCGTCACGGCGTCCCCCGGGATACCGAAGGCCATCATGGTGATCAGGGAGCCGCCGATGTTGGCGTTGTTGGAGGACTCGCTCGCCACGATCCCCTCGGCGTGGCCCGTCCCGAACCGCTCCGGGGTCCGGGACATCTTCTTCGCCTGGTCGTAGGCGAGGATATTGGCCGCGCTGCCGCCCACCGCCGGAAGGATCCCAATCCAGAGGCCGATGAGGGAGGAGCGGATGAGGTTGACCGGCTGCCGGAGGATCTCGCGAATGACGGCGAGGTGGGAGACCTTCAGGTTGAACCGCTGGCGGGCATCCAGGGCGCCTTGCCCCCTGGCCTGCTCCAGGTCCAGCATAATCTGGGAGAACGCGTACACCCCCACCAGGACCGGCAGGAACGGGAAGCCGGTCCGGAGGAGGTCCGTCCCGAATGTGAAGCGGGGGACCCCCATCATGGGGTCCGATCCCACCGTGGTCACCAGGAGACCGACCACCGAAGCCAGCAGGCCTTTGAGGAGGGACTGCTCCGAGAGGCTCGAGACGATGCTCAGCGTCAGGACGAAGAGGGAGAAGAATTCCCAGGGGCCGAACTGCAGGGCCAGGTAGGCGAGCTGCGTGGCGCCGACGACGAGGAACAGGCCGGCGATGAGGCCGCCGAAGAGGGAGGCCCAGATCCCGAGCCAGACCGCCCGGCCGGGTTCCCCCCTCCGGGCCATGGGGAAGCCGTCGAAGGTGGTGGCGATGGCGGAGGGTGTCCCGGGGATCCCGAGCAGGCAGGCCGAGACCAGGCCGCCCGA encodes:
- a CDS encoding tripartite tricarboxylate transporter permease — encoded protein: ALLVPQTFLSMLGGIAAGLVGGAIPGITITMTIILVLPFTFGMDTLQGIATMVGVYVGGESGGLVSACLLGIPGTPSAIATTFDGFPMARRGEPGRAVWLGIWASLFGGLIAGLFLVVGATQLAYLALQFGPWEFFSLFVLTLSIVSSLSEQSLLKGLLASVVGLLVTTVGSDPMMGVPRFTFGTDLLRTGFPFLPVLVGVYAFSQIMLDLEQARGQGALDARQRFNLKVSHLAVIREILRQPVNLIRSSLIGLWIGILPAVGGSAANILAYDQAKKMSRTPERFGTGHAEGIVASESSNNANIGGSLITMMAFGIPGDAVTAVMLGALIIHGIQPGPLFITTHTHIAYGLFAAYFIGHFLTILVEALGLRVILRIVNVPQQSLMPVILVLCALGAFALNNLLADVWTLFFFGVLGYLMVKTGFPLAPLILGVILGDQIEQNLIRAIMTDSNLTLFLSRPISGLFLALSVVSFGIGIYQARRH